The genomic region AGCGCTTCCTTGGTAAGGAAGAGGTCACGAGTTCAATTCTCGTCGTTGGCTCTGGTTTAGTATAAAATTGAACACTAATATATAACTAAGATTAAATAAGTATTAATTATGGCAAAGGAAACTTATGATCGTTCCAAACCGCACTTAAATATAGGTACGATTGGACACGTAGATCACGGAAAAACTACTTTAACAGCAGCTATTACTAAGGTGTTAGCTGACGCTGGATATTCTGAAGCTAGAGCTTTCGATCAAATCGATAACGCTCCTGAGGAAAAAGATAGAGGTATTACCATTAACTCTTCTCACGTAGAGTACGCGACTGCAAACCGTCACTATGCTCACGTTGACTGTCCGGGTCACGCCGATTACGTTAAGAACATGGTAACTGGTGCTGCTCAGATGGACGGTGCTATCCTTGTTGTTGCTGCGACTGATGGTCCTATGCCACAAACTCGTGAGCACATCCTTCTTGGTCGCCAGGTTGGTATCCCAAGAATTGTTGTGTTTTTAAATAAAGTTGACCTTGTAGATGATGAGGAGCTTCTTGAGCTAGTAGAAATGGAAGTTAGAGATTTACTTTCTTTCTACGAGTATGATGGAGATAATGGTCCTGTAATTTCTGGATCTGCTCTTGGTGCTTTAGAAGGTGATGATAAATGGACACAGTCTGTTTTAGATCTTATGGAAGCTGTTGATAACTGGATTGAGTTACCACAGCGTGATGTTGATAAACCATTCTTAATGCCAATCGAAGATGTATTCTCTATTACTGGTCGTGGTACAGTAGCAACTGGACGTATCGAAACTGGTGTAGCTAATACTGGAGATCCTGTAGAGATTATTGGTATGGGTGCTGGTAAATTGACTTCTACAATTACTGGAGTAGAAATGTTCCGTAAAATTCTTGATAGAGGTGAAGCTGGTGATAACGTGGGTCTTTTATTAAGAGGTATCGAGAAAACTCAGATCTCTAGAGGTATGGTAATTACTAAACCTGGATCTGTAACTCCTCATGCTAAGTTTAAGGCAGAGGTTTATATCCTTAAAAAAGAAGAAGGTGGACGTCACACTCCATTCCATAACAACTACCGTCCTCAGTTCTACGTACGTACAACTGATGTGACAGGAACAATTAGTCTTCCTGAAGGAGTAGAGATGGTAATGCCAGGTGATAACCTTACAATTACTGTTGATTTGATTCAGCCTATTGCAATGAACGTTGGTCTACGTTTCGCTATCCGTGAAGGTGGTAGAACTGTAGGTGCTGGTCAGGTAACTGAAATTTTAGACTAATCATAGTTTGAATATATAAGGTATCCTGTGAAGAGCAGGATACCTTCTCTTTATCTTACGGGTTTAGCTCAGTTGGTAGAGCACTGGTCTCCAAAACCAGGTGTCGGGAGTTCGAGCCTCTCAACCCGTGCAAATACTTTAAGGAATGGCAGGAATTGTTAATTATATATCAGAGTCTTATAACGAGTTGAAAAACCATGTTACCTGGACAAGTTGGCCTGAAGCTCAAAGGCTAACAATTCTAGTTGCAGTTTTTTCTATTATTTTTTCTTTAGCTATTTGGGGTGTTGATACTTTATTCAGTACCGTGATTGAGCAATACTTTGAATGGGTAAAATCGTAAACTAGTTATGGCAGAAGTTAAGGATAAGAAATGGTATGTAGTTCGTGCCGTAAGTGGACAAGAAAATAAAGTAAAAGATTATATAGAGCGTGAAATTTCCCATATGGGTATGGAAGACTGGGTGGATCAGGTATTGGTTCCTACAGAAAAGGTTATCCAGATTAGAAACGGGAAGAAGA from Zunongwangia profunda SM-A87 harbors:
- the tuf gene encoding elongation factor Tu; this encodes MAKETYDRSKPHLNIGTIGHVDHGKTTLTAAITKVLADAGYSEARAFDQIDNAPEEKDRGITINSSHVEYATANRHYAHVDCPGHADYVKNMVTGAAQMDGAILVVAATDGPMPQTREHILLGRQVGIPRIVVFLNKVDLVDDEELLELVEMEVRDLLSFYEYDGDNGPVISGSALGALEGDDKWTQSVLDLMEAVDNWIELPQRDVDKPFLMPIEDVFSITGRGTVATGRIETGVANTGDPVEIIGMGAGKLTSTITGVEMFRKILDRGEAGDNVGLLLRGIEKTQISRGMVITKPGSVTPHAKFKAEVYILKKEEGGRHTPFHNNYRPQFYVRTTDVTGTISLPEGVEMVMPGDNLTITVDLIQPIAMNVGLRFAIREGGRTVGAGQVTEILD
- the secE gene encoding preprotein translocase subunit SecE; its protein translation is MAGIVNYISESYNELKNHVTWTSWPEAQRLTILVAVFSIIFSLAIWGVDTLFSTVIEQYFEWVKS